Proteins co-encoded in one Setaria viridis chromosome 9, Setaria_viridis_v4.0, whole genome shotgun sequence genomic window:
- the LOC117841102 gene encoding uncharacterized protein yields the protein METPLSTRRITRSLAAAAAASAQKSAAAGTDSAAQFSLAKNATAGEPQPRAALHDITNDSPIVGLAAGGLHGTDKTPASTAAKTRRRAPRRTPGSGEALLRGQVKALLHKVEEEQGCAPAALVRPARIQALLGVSRSPAQLLAPTPANTPQIGPVPPAREGLLMPDGVPVVPCVLEEEELLLPKLQIIAAPLPPPQPEENLGECLLNRALVFDDSPEKSGASNGSAVLFQESSTGSCNGKSSSPEDDSSSAWSIQVHASSEKGDEEELGVEDLGEYTEEEEEWEEEEEWEEDSDDEDCFDDLCEEMSRMTVVDEEERKAGLPQFEGRHTRFIYNSDDEIEREEVADAAEARAELGALMLRGLPVPEGRHLRFQEDEEDEE from the exons ATGGAGACGCCGCTGTCCACCAGGAGGATCACccgctcgctcgccgccgcggccgccgcatcAGCCC AGaagagcgccgccgcggggacgGATTCCGCGGCCCAGTTCTCCCTGGCCAAGAACGCCACCGCGGGGGAGCCCCAGCCGCGCGCCGCGCTGCACGACATCACCAACGACTCCCCCATCGTCGGCCTCGCCGCGGGCGGCCTCCACGGCACCGACAAGacccccgcctccaccgcagCCAAGACCCGCCGCAGGGCCCCGCGCCGCACGCCCGGCTCCGGGGAGGCGCTCCTGCGCGGCCAGGTCAAGGCGCTCCTGCACAAGGTCGAGGAGGAGCAGGGATGCGCCCCAGCGGCTCTCGTCAGGCCAGCACGCATCCAGGCGCTGCTCGGGGTCTCCAGGTCGCCGGCCCAGCTCCTGGCGCCCACGCCGGCCAACACGCCGCAGATCGGGCCCGTCCCCCCGGCCAGGGAAGGCCTCCTGATGCCTGATGGCGTCCCCGTGGTGCCCTGCGTCCTCGAGGAGGAGGAACTGCTGCTTCCTAAGCTGCAG ATCATTGCAGCTCCCCTGCCGCCACCTCAGCCAGAGGAGAACCTGGGCGAGTGTTTGCTGAACCGTGCGCTGGTGTTCGACGACTCCCCTGAGAAGTCCGGCGCGTCCAATGGGTCGGCCGTCTTGTTCCAGGAGAGCAGTACTGGCAGCTGCAATGGCAAGTCGTCATCACCTGAGGACGACAGCTCCTCGGCCTGGTCCATTCAGGTCCATGCCAGCTCcgagaagggcgacgaagaagAGCTTGGCGTGGAGGACCTAGGAGAGTACactgaagaagaggaggagtgggaagaagaggaggagtgGGAAGAAGACAGCGACGACGAAGACTGCTTCGATGACCTGTGCGAGGAGATGAGCAGGATGACCGTGGTCgatgaggaggagaggaaggcagGGCTGCCACAGTTCGAGGGGAGGCACACCCGGTTCATCTACAACAGCGACGACGAGATCGAGCGGGAGGAGGTAGCGGATGCAGCTGAGGCGAGGGCGGAGCTCGGCGCGCTGATGCTCAGGGGCCTGCCGGTGCCGGAAGGCAGGCACCTGCGCTtccaggaggacgaggaggatgaggagtgA
- the LOC117835643 gene encoding probable xyloglucan endotransglucosylase/hydrolase protein 28 — MAATCAAALVVALMMVSWAAVLAAASLDTSPVPFQAGFMPLFGGDNLVRSPDGRSVRLKLDRRTGSGFVSKSAYHHGYFSASIKLPDDHTAGVVVAFYLSNGDVFPRNHDEVDFELLGNRRGHEWRVQTNIYGNGSTSRGREERYLLPFDPTLRHHAYAVAWTPTAIVFYVDGTPIREVVRVPAMAGDFPSKPMSVYATIWDGSAWATEGGRYKVDYAHAPFAADFSKLVLSGCPAAVGVGGGGGGARCAVAVMTAEFAVMTPAKRAAMRRFRRRHLLYTVCHDRVRYNGTVFPECDDADGSERDDFHRWGESKRVSHSRRGYRQPQQLQREDKDAAGGRPSTWPIGSLRAD, encoded by the exons ATGGCGGCCACATGTGCCGCAGCTCTTGTTGTTGCGCTGATGATGGTGAGCTGGGCGGCGGTtctcgccgccgcgtcgctggACACGTCGCCGGTGCCGTTCCAAGCCGGCTTCATGCCGCTGTTTGGCGGCGACAACCTCGTCCGGTCGCCGGACGGCCGCTCCGTCCGCCTCAAACTCGATCGCCGCACGG GCTCCGGGTTCGTGTCCAAGTCGGCGTACCACCATGGATACTTCAGTGCTTCCATCAAGCTGCCCGACGATCACACCgctggcgtcgtcgtcgccttctAC CTGTCGAACGGCGACGTGTTCCCCCGCAACCACGACGAGGTGGACTTCGAGCTGCTGGGCAACCGGCGCGGCCACGAGTGGCGCGTCCAGACCAATATCTACGGCAACGGCAGCACCTCCCGCGGGCGCGAGGAGCGCTACCTCCTCCCCTTCGACCCCACCCTCCGCCACCACGCCTACGCCGTCGCCTGGACCCCGACGGCCATCGTCTTCTACGTCGACGGCACCCCCATCCGCGAGGTGGTCCGCGTGCCGGCCATGGCCGGCGACTTCCCCTCCAAGCCCATGTCCGTGTACGCCACCATCTGGGACGGCTCCGCCTGGGCCACCGAGGGCGGGCGGTACAAGGTCGACTACGCCCACGCGCCCTTCGCCGCCGACTTCTCGAAGCTCGTCCTCAGCGGCTGCCCGGCCGCCGTCGGagtcggaggaggcggcggcggcgcgaggtgcGCGGTGGCGGTGATGACGGCGGAGTTCGCGGTGATGACCCCGGCCAAGCGCGCCGCCATGCGGCggttccggcggcggcacctCCTCTACACCGTGTGCCACGACAGGGTACGGTACAACGGCACCGTGTTCCCCGAGTGCGACGACGCCGACGGCTCCGAACGCGACGACTTCCACAGGTGGGGCGAGTCCAAGCGCGTGTCGCACAGCCGCCGCGGGTACAggcagccgcagcagctgcagcgtgAGGACAAggacgcggccggcggccgaccCAGCACGTGGCCGATTGGAAGCCTACGTGCAGACTAG
- the LOC117839627 gene encoding uncharacterized protein codes for MDRTTSNGSSSGSAATAASQNPHLGVNKLGRNIRKATPPPPPPTQQPAAARPPQPQPQVYNISKNQFRDIVQQLTAGTPSPSPPPPQQHQYQHQPHRPPPPQSQPKPPSMRLQRIRPPPIATPVARPPPVHPNHHHAVPPNPNHNNPVFHRPPPPQPQPQPGPAWADSPVSAYMRILENSLFSATPPGAAAAAAAAAAAAAAAAASAAAGQGPPPPHPHPPPLHPHPPPPPPVPSPGILHSPSGFLNLLSPTPRSPYPLLSPGFQHPPPLTPNFPALSPLPGTGILGPGPMPPPSPGLWFPQSPSGLLSPSGFLPILSPRWRDM; via the coding sequence aTGGATCGCACCACCAgcaacggcagcagcagcggcagcgcggccacggcggccagCCAGAACCCGCACCTCGGGGTCAACAAGCTCGGCCGCAACATCCGCaaggccacgccgccgccgccgccgcccacgcagcagcccgccgcggcccgcccgCCGCAGCCCCAGCCGCAGGTCTACAACATCAGCAAGAACCAGTTCCGCGACATCGTCCAGCAGCTCACCGCCGGcaccccgtccccgtcccccccgccgccgcagcagcatcAGTACCAGCACCaaccccaccgcccgccgccgccgcagtcgcAGCCCAAGCCGCCCTCCATGCGCCTCCAGAGGATCCGCCCGCCCCCAATCGCCACCCCCGTCGCGCGGCCCCCGCCCGTCCACCCCAACCACCACCACGCCGTGCCCCCCAACCCTAACCACAACAACCCCGTcttccaccgcccgccgccgccgcagccccagCCCCAGCCCGGCCCCGCCTGGGCGGACTCCCCGGTCTCCGCGTACATGCGCATCCTTGAGAACTCCCTCTTCAGCGCAaccccgccgggcgccgccgccgccgccgccgcagcagcagcagcagcagcagctgccgcgGCGTCTGCAGCTGCGGGACAGGGGCCTCCGCCGCCACACCCTCATCCCCCGCCTTTGCATCCCcatcccccgcctccgccgcccgtgCCGTCTCCCGGGATACTCCATTCCCCGAGCGGGTTTCTCAACCTGCTCTCGCCGACGCCCAGGTCGCCTTACCCGCTACTCTCGCCAGGGTTtcagcacccgccgccgctcacaCCCAACTTCCCCGCGCTGTCACCGCTGCCGGGGACGGGCATCCTTGGGCCAGggcccatgccgccgccgtcgccggggctCTGGTTCCCGCAGTCCCCGTCAGGGCTCCTTTCTCCATCAGGGTTCTTGCCGATCCTCAGCCCAAGGTGGAGAGATATGTAG